Proteins encoded by one window of Bauldia sp.:
- the lpxA gene encoding acyl-ACP--UDP-N-acetylglucosamine O-acyltransferase — protein sequence MSLIHPSAIVEDGARLGADVTVGAFSVVGHEVTLEDGVTLDAHVMIRGRTTVGARTRVATLAVLGGEAQDLSYKGEDTGLVIGPDCVIREYATINRGTARGRGTTVIGAHSFIMTSAHVAHDCVLGEHVILTNLATLGGHTEIGDYAILGGLVAVQQHSRIGAHSFIGGMSGISRDVIPFVMATGRFARLAGLNVVGLKRRGYDKDTLHALHQAYRLFFTLQGPRTERLAAVAEQYGSFPAVNVLIEFIQKSGNRPLALPRDPTISTDDDYDGEDA from the coding sequence ATGAGCCTGATTCATCCCTCCGCCATCGTCGAGGACGGCGCGCGCCTCGGCGCGGACGTCACCGTCGGCGCCTTCTCCGTCGTCGGCCACGAGGTGACGCTGGAGGACGGCGTGACGCTCGACGCGCACGTCATGATCCGCGGGCGCACGACCGTCGGGGCGCGGACGCGGGTGGCGACGCTCGCCGTGCTCGGCGGCGAGGCGCAGGATCTCAGCTACAAGGGCGAAGACACCGGCCTGGTGATCGGGCCCGATTGCGTCATCCGCGAATACGCCACGATCAACCGCGGCACGGCGCGCGGGCGCGGCACGACCGTGATCGGCGCGCATTCCTTCATCATGACCAGCGCCCATGTCGCGCACGATTGCGTGCTGGGCGAGCACGTCATCCTCACCAACCTCGCGACGCTCGGCGGCCACACCGAGATCGGCGACTACGCCATCCTCGGCGGCCTGGTCGCGGTGCAGCAGCACAGCCGTATCGGCGCGCACTCCTTCATCGGCGGCATGAGCGGCATCAGCCGCGACGTCATCCCGTTCGTGATGGCGACCGGGCGCTTCGCGCGTCTTGCCGGCCTCAACGTCGTCGGCCTCAAGCGGCGGGGCTACGACAAGGACACGCTGCACGCGCTGCATCAGGCCTACCGCCTGTTCTTCACGCTGCAGGGCCCGCGCACCGAGCGGCTTGCCGCCGTCGCCGAGCAGTACGGCAGCTTTCCGGCCGTCAACGTGTTGATCGAGTTCATCCAGAAGTCCGGCAACCGGCCGCTGGCGCTGCCGCGCGACCCGACGATCAGCACGGACGACGACTACGACGGCGAAGATGCCTGA